CACGCAGATGGCCAGAAACAGGAAGAAGCACgagaaaaacacggaaaagaaCACAAACAGATGGATGTGCAGTTGGTCCTGGCGGAAGAAGACCAGCCCGTAGCTGGCCGACGGGCCGGGGCGCGCTCGGAGCGCGATGTAGAACTTGGTCTGGCCCAGGGCGTGCACCGTGTGGGGCAACGTCACCACCAGCCGGTTCTTCAGACCGAACACGCGCAACAGGGACTTGCACTGGCGCAGCGTGACGTAGGTGATGAGATCCTTGGCCGTCCGATCGGTCACGTAGAAGCCCTCGTTCTGGTTGCCCCCGCAGACCGGCGTGTTCTTCTCGCTGGCCAGCGGCCCTCCGGCGGGCTGGATGTTCAGCGGGTACAGCTCGTCGGCCGGCGAGTGCGCCGGATCGAGCAGATCGTGGAACCACACGTAGCTGCTGTCGAGCAGAATGTCGTGGTGGCCAGTGCTGGCGTTCGTTTGCACGATGAACGACTCGTGCGTCGGGCTCATGTAGAAATCTAGGCCACCTTGCGTCACGTCCACGATGAACCGTATGTCCACGTTCATGTAGCGCGGCTGTATCACGAAAAACACCGTCTGACCCGGCTTCAGTGGCTGTGGCTTTATTTTGCACTCATCTGTGGAATAGGGACAAGAATCGGGTTCGAATGAGTCGATTGCgatggatggcgaaaagaagtttagtttACGACCACAAAAGATTTTGGCgaatacgaggatgaaaaaaatgcttcaaccaaccaaaaaacaatcaaaaacataaaataagatgtgtaaattttgaaaaagATTAGAGACAAATTTTGGTCAAACATATTCCGCTCAGACAGTGTGGTCAAACATACTAGTTTTGTATTGTGACAGTTCACAGGTATTATTTTGGTCCCGACTAGCTTTAGCTTAAAACCGTGATACTGC
The DNA window shown above is from Anopheles bellator unplaced genomic scaffold, idAnoBellAS_SP24_06.2 scaffold01613_ctg1, whole genome shotgun sequence and carries:
- the LOC131214623 gene encoding multiple epidermal growth factor-like domains protein 8, which encodes ECKIKPQPLKPGQTVFFVIQPRYMNVDIRFIVDVTQGGLDFYMSPTHESFIVQTNASTGHHDILLDSSYVWFHDLLDPAHSPADELYPLNIQPAGGPLASEKNTPVCGGNQNEGFYVTDRTAKDLITYVTLRQCKSLLRVFGLKNRLVVTLPHTVHALGQTKFYIALRARPGPSASYGLVFFRQDQLHIHLFVFFSVFFSCFFLFLAICVLAWKAKQAADMRRARRRHVVEMLHMAKRPFGRVNLSLDSTPDINALPTPAPQRRRTRGLKHSSSSSSAAASALQHQLLLHQLQNPLHQPDVAPIALEPTVDNYAAVGTVFVRLPGKQKSQITLALASSLIMMGRSSSYPSYSRVQYRRRSSPGHGAGCHGQNLQQQLQPLQPASHASPRHHAH